GGCTTCGCCGAGGAAAGCCTGTTCGACTACCACCTCTACACCCTGCAGCGTCCCACGACGCTCAAGGACAACCAGATCAAGCAGATCTCGCTGTTCGAGGCCGAGGGTCTCGGCGTGCGGAAGATCTACCGCCTGGACGGCTCGCCGCAGTACTTCCGCTCGGTGGGACCGCTGGTGGACAAGCCGGGAGTCGACGTGCGCTACGCCTTCGAGAACCGTCGCGAGAACCGACTCGGCATGCCGCTGCCGGCGGGCGTCGTCCGCGTCTACGGGCGCAGCGCGGAAGGCTCGCGCCAGCTCCTCGGTGAGGATCGCATCGGCCACACCGCCAAGGACGAGGAGGTCGAGCTCCTCGTCGGACGGGCCTTCGACATCGTGGCCGAGCGGGTGCGCACCGACAGCCGGCGGGTGAGCGATCGCGTCTACCGGCACACCTTCGCCATCACCCTGCGCAACCACAAGTCGGCGCCGGTGGCGGTCGAGGTCGTGGAGAACGTGGGGGGATTCTGGGAGATCCTGGATTCGTCGCTGGCGTTCAGCAAGCGCGATGCGAACACCATCGCGTTCGACGTGCCGGTGCCGGCGGACGGGGAGACCGTCCTGACCTACACGGTGCAGGTCACCTACTAGGTCCGCACCGGAATCAGCGGGCCTCCAGCTCGGCCCGCCATTGACGCAGACGGCCCTGGAGCCGGGCATCGCCCGGTTGCAGGGCCGTCGCCTTGTCCAGGGCGGCCACCGCCCCGGCGAGATCGCCGGCTCCGTGGCGGGCCACCGCCAGGTTCACCCAGGCTCCGACGAGCTCCGGATCGATCCGGACGGCGCGGCCGAACGCGGCCAGGGCCTCGTCCCGGCGCCCCAGTTGCAGGGCGCACACACCCGCATTGAGGGCCGACCCGGCCAGACGGGGATTGCTCGCCAGGGCCTGCCGGAACAGTTCGTAGGCGGCGGCGAAGTCGCCGTCGGCCAGCAGCCGGTTGCCCAGGTTGTGGTTCAGGGTCGGGTGGTCGGCCCGGGCCTGCAGTCCGCGTCCAAGAGCGCGCCGGGCCCCGGCATCATCACCGGCCAGGTCCAGCAGGCCGGCGGCGGCCAGGGCCAGATCGGCGCGGCGGGTGGGGTCGTTCTCGGCGAGGGCCAGAGTTCGTTCAGCGGCCCCGCGAAGGCGGTTTCCGGCGGCCGCGGCATCGTCGGCGCCCCCGGTCACGAAGAGCAGGCCACCGGCACCGGCGCCGGCGAGCCGCCAGCCCCCGCTGGCCAGGAGGTCGGCGGCGAGACCGTCGAAGGCGCCGCCGTGAAGCGCGAGGATCACGGCCCGCACGTCGAGGCGGTCGAGTTCGCCGAGGGCCGCGGGACCGCCGGCGCGCACCCGGCGGTAGGTGGCCCAACTCGCGGCCGGCGAGGCTTCCGTGCGCCCGTCGACGTAGACCCGCGCCGGGGTCGTGCCCAGGACGTAGGCCGCGGCGTCGAGGTTGGCGAAGGTGCGTTCGGCGGTCGGTCCGGCGAGCTCCGCCGCCGCCGCCGCGGGGTAGATGGCCGGCGTCAGGCCCCCGCCGAAGCGGCGCCCGACCCCTTCATGCACGTAGAAGTCGTTGCCCGGCAGGGCGGCGACCCACCAGCCGGCAAGGCCGAGGGCCAGCACGGCGCCCAGAATGGTCGCGGGGCCCGAGATCCGGCCGCTCCAGCGGTCCCAATGGAGCCGGCGGCGCCACGTCGGGTCCGGCCAGGCCGTCCGGGTGTCGCCGAGCAGGAGAATGAAGGCGAGGCCGTAGAAGGCGACGCTGCGCTGGTTGGCCAGGGCGGCCAGGGTGGCGAGCCCGCAGAGCACGAGTCGCCAGGGGGACAGGTGGCGTCCCGCCAGCACGGCGTGGAGCAGCGCGGCCACCAGGGAGATCTTGAAGGCGGTCAGGGTCAGGCCGAGGGCGTTGCGGGTCTCGAGCAGGGGCACGAGCTCGGAGACCGTGCCGGTGAGGGCCGCGCCCTGACCACGGAACTGGCCCAGGGCCCGCACGGGGAAGGCCAGACCGTGGATGTGGTTGGGGGTGAGCACGAGGGCGACGAGGGAGAGGAGGAACGGGGCCCAGATGGCCGCGACCGGCCAGGACATTTCGCCCCGGAGGCGGCGCTCGAGGGGTTGCAGCAGCGCGGCAAGACCAAGGACGAGCGGGGCGATGGTCGCGAAGCCGTGGCACTGCATCCAGAGGACGACCACGGCGAAGAGGCGCCAGAGGCCGGGATCGCGCCACACGGATGCCGGCGCCTGTCGCCGGTAGTGGGCCTCGGTGAGCGGCACCAGGACGACGAAGGCGAGGGCGGAGACGAGCTCGGGTCGCAGGTTGAAGCGGGGCCAGAGCAGCAGCAGGCCGAAGCCCAGGACGAGGGCCCGTCGGACGAGGAGGTCGCCGCGACCGTCGCGCCACGCGGCGAGGCCTCCGTCGCCGAGGGCCAGCAGCAGCACGAGGGCGAGGATCAGCCCCGACCGCAGGAGGTTCCAGCCCAGGGGGTCGCTGTCGGGCGAAGACGCGGCCGTCAGGCGGACCACGACCTGGAACAGCCACTCGTGGTTCAGCCACGGGTGGTCGGGAGTCGCGAAGCTGTAGGTGTTGACGAGCGGGAAGCCTCCGCCCGCGAGCAGGTCCGTCCCGGCGCGGAGATGGAACCAGACGTCCAGATCGGTGAGGCTGTGCCAGGCCAGAAGGCCGCCCAAGGCGACCACGGCCAGCAGGGCGGAGGCGGCCAGGAGCCGCAGGGGGAGGGGAGCGGGGGAGCTTGCCTTCTCGGCCATGATTCTCCTGCCGGGCGATGACGGCGGCGGGGTGCCGGCGTCGCGGGAGGCAATGGTCGGCGACGTGTGCCGGAAAATCAACCCCCGGTCCGGAGGTCAAAAACGGTCGAAATCCATTTGACAAACTGACCCCGGCGACAGAGGCCGTTTTGACAAAATGTCAAACCCGTTCCGAAAATGACAACCTGTTTGTATTCAGTGAAAACTTGTCGTCTTTCAAGTGGCCAATTAACAATATGTTAGCATGGCCGTGAGGGGCGGTTTCGAAAACGGGCAATTGGTATGGGAATTGTTAATGGAGCGTGAAAGACGACCCCCACCAAACGGGCTTTGCGGATCCGGAATCGCGCCGGATCGAGAGAGGAAGACGAACATGGCCAAGGCGACCACCAGTTCGGCGACGCGCAAGAAGACCACCCGGGCCCGTGCGGCCCAGGCGCCCGCCGTCAAGGCTGCCGGCGCGACCGTGCGCGCGGCGAAGACCGCCGCCCCCAAGGCCAAGGCCCAGAAGGCCCGCACCCGGAACCGGGCGAAGGCCGAGACGAGCGCGCCCGCGGCGCAGCTCATGAGCAACCTGGATCTGTACTTCCAGGAAGTGAAGGCCTACAGCCTGCTCACGCGCGCCGAGGAGTGCGAGCTCGCGCGCGGCATCCACAACAACGACAACGAGAGCCTGCACAAGCTGGTCAAGGCCAACCTGCGCTTCGTGGTCTCGATCGCCAAGGAATACGCCCACTACGGCGTGCCCCTGGAAGACCTGATCAACGAGGGCAACCTGGGTCTGCTGAAGGCCGCCCAGCGCTTCGACGAGACGCGCGGCTTCAAGTTCATCAGCTACGCCGTGTGGTGGATCCGCCAGTCGATCCTCGCGGCCCTGGCGAACCACAGCAAGATCGTGCGCATGCCCCTGAACCGGGCGCGCGTGCTGAACCAGATCAAGAAGGCGAGCGGCGAACTGCAGCAGAAGCTGCGCCGCAAGCCGGAGCCCGAGGAGATCGCCAAGGTCCTGGGCCTGTCCGTCGACGAGGTGAAGGACACCCTGCCCCTGATGCAGGACAACTTCTTCCTCGACGACTACGTCGGCAACGACGAGGACAGCACCTACCTGGACTTCCTCGAGGACACGACCGGCCACGGTCCGGACAACAAGGTCATGGACGACGATCTGCACAGCAGCATCGGGCGCATGCTCGAGGACCTGAAGCCCCGCGAGGCCAAGGTGCTGCGGCTGTACTACGGTCTGGGCAGCGACCAGGAGATGACCCTCGAGGAGATCGGCCAGATCATGGGCCTGACCCGCGAGCGCATCCGGCAGATCAAGGAAGAGGCCTTCGAGAAGGTGCGTTCGAGCAAGACCTTCAAGTACATGCACGACTACGCGGACGAGACGCAGCTCTAGCGGTCCGATTCGACCACCGGGAGAACGGAACCGGCCCACAGGCGAACGGGGCCGGCCGCAGGAAGACGGCGAACGTTGAGCGAGAGAGGACAGGGCTCCGGTGGCACCGGGGCCCTGTTCGTTTGTCGGCCTTCTCAATCGCCGGGCTGGGGCACGACCGCGCCGGCCGTGGCTTCCCGGACCCGGCTGAGGAACTCCGGCCAGCGGGAATGGGGCAGCCAGACCCGCCAGGCCACGTCGGCCGCGTACTGCTCGTCCTCCACGGTGCCGGCGCAGTCGGTCAGGAGATGGGTCAGGGTCTTCTGCTGGCCGTAGGGAAAGTTCAGGGTGAACTCCCGGCCCTGGCGCACCCGCCGCACCGGCGCGGCCGCGAGGGCCGCCGCCGCGGCCTGGCCATAGGCCCGGGCCAGACCGCCGGTCCCCAGTTTCACGCCGCCGAAATACCGCACGACGACGACCACCGCATCGGTGAGATCCCGCTTGCGGATCTCGGCGAGAATGGGCTCGCCGGCCGTTCCCGAAGGCTCGCCGTCGTCGTTGCGGTTCTCGACGACCGCCGGCGGCGCACCCAGGCGCCAGGCCCAGCAGGCGTGCCGGGCATCATGATAGGGCGCAACCAGGCGGGCGATGGTCTCCTGGGCTGCCGCGTGCGCATGCGCCGGCGCGCACAGGCCGATGAACCGTGATCGCTGCACACGCAGCTCGGCAGCGGCTTCGCCGCCGAGGGCGAGATGCTCGTCGGGCGGAGGCGGAATGACGGGTTCGGGCGGGTCGGAGACCATCGCGTCGGCTCCTGCTGGAGGTGGTCGGTTCCCGGACACAGGCTACACGAGTTGAGCGACGGCCTGAAGGCGCGATCGCGGCCCAGCCGACTGGAATCGCAAGTTATTTGGAAACAGTATCTTATGACGGCGTCCGCGGTGTGGTTCTGGCATCCGGCTTGCACATTGCCGGTTCCGGCGGGGCGATTCCGCGCCTCGCCGCCACCTCCCGGAGCGAAAGGCGACCGCACGACGTGCCCCATCTGCAGCGACTCTGGAACCTGGGGGCCCTGCTGGCCCTCCTGAGCGCCCTTCACGCCGGCGCGGGCGTCGCCGCGACCCCCGAGCAGCCCGAGCCGACCAATCGGCGCCTGACGAGCCCCCAGAGCCGCCTGCACGAGCCGTTCGCGGAACCGATCTTCCTGACCGGACACCTGGCCTTCGGCGGGGCCTCCCCCTTCGGCCACGGCTACGCGGGCTACGGGGCCTCGCTGATCTTCCGGCCCGGCTCGTCGGCCAACTTCTTCAACTTTCTCTATGACTGGCGCAGTGCCATGGTGCTCCGGCTCGACTACCAGAAGCTCGACCGTCAGGCCGGACGGGCCTTTTCGGGCGACCTGATCCTGCGGCGCTACCTGTCCGACAGGGGCGACCACCGGGCCGAGGTCCTGCCCTTCGCGGGGCTCGGGTTCGGGGCGACCGACGTGCAGGTGCCGCCGAGCGATGGGGGCGGGAACTCCCGCTACTGGTCGTGGTTGGTGGAGGTGGGCCAGGAGTGGTACTTCCTGCACGACTACGTCCTGGTGGCCCGGCTCCAGTACCGCCACTTCGGTTACGGCGGCATCTCCATGGATGCGTGGGCCGTCAGCGGCGCCATCGGGATCCCGGTGCCCTGGTAGGTCCGATCCGGGCATGACCCCCCGCCCGAATTGGCCTATATTTTCGCCAGCCCCTGGAGTACCCGCCGCGGCGTCGCCGCGGACTCATCCCGCTACCGAAGGTGTCGCGCCATGCAGAACCCGATTCCGAAAATCCTTCTCGTCGGCTCCGTCCTGGGTGGGCTCCTGGCCGGCGGACCGGTCCGGGGGCAGGACGAACTCAGCTACCAGCAGTACCGCGAACTGAGCTGGGCGGCCGACCGGCTGGCGCACGTCGCCCAGTTCGAACCGATCCACGGCGAGACGGGCATGTACTTCGCGCTCGGCGAACGCTTCGGCACGGTCATCGTCGTCAAGCTCGATGCCCGGGGGCGCGAACGCGTGTGGAAGAGCAACCAGCTCAGCGGCGTGCCCGACGAGGTCCTCACCGCCGACATGGACGGCAACGGACTCGAGGACACGATCCTCTGCCGCACGAGCACCGGCAAGATCTACGCCTGGTCCATGGACGGGTACGACCAGGTCTGGGAATCGCTGTCCAGCGAGTACCAGCAGGTGGCCTGCTTCACCGTGTTCAACATGGACGACGACGAAGCCACCGAACTGGTCATGGTGGCCGACGGGCGGGTGGTGTACGTCGATGGCGCCAACTGGACCCGCCAGTTCACGAGCATCAACGAGTACCAGGCGACGCAGGTGCGGTGCGGCGATGTGGACGGGGACAACCGGCCCGAGGTCGTGCTCAATTCGGGGCAGGTGCTCGACGCCGGCACGGGCGATGTCGAATGGGAAGACGAACCCTTCTTCGCCCGCATCGAGCTGCTCGACATCGACGGGGACGGCATTCCGGAGGTGCTGACCGAGAATCCGGGCAATGGCCCCCTGAAGGTCTTCAACGTCGGCTACCGACGCGAGGTGCGGCTGCAGTAGGTCGCGGTCGCCCGACGGGAAACGGAAACGCCCGGCCGACAGGCCGGGCGTTCCTTTCAGGTGCGGGCGGACATCCGCTCAGCGGATACCCTGCATGATCTCCAGCATCTCCGCCGCGGGGAC
Above is a genomic segment from bacterium containing:
- a CDS encoding tetratricopeptide repeat protein; the protein is MAEKASSPAPLPLRLLAASALLAVVALGGLLAWHSLTDLDVWFHLRAGTDLLAGGGFPLVNTYSFATPDHPWLNHEWLFQVVVRLTAASSPDSDPLGWNLLRSGLILALVLLLALGDGGLAAWRDGRGDLLVRRALVLGFGLLLLWPRFNLRPELVSALAFVVLVPLTEAHYRRQAPASVWRDPGLWRLFAVVVLWMQCHGFATIAPLVLGLAALLQPLERRLRGEMSWPVAAIWAPFLLSLVALVLTPNHIHGLAFPVRALGQFRGQGAALTGTVSELVPLLETRNALGLTLTAFKISLVAALLHAVLAGRHLSPWRLVLCGLATLAALANQRSVAFYGLAFILLLGDTRTAWPDPTWRRRLHWDRWSGRISGPATILGAVLALGLAGWWVAALPGNDFYVHEGVGRRFGGGLTPAIYPAAAAAELAGPTAERTFANLDAAAYVLGTTPARVYVDGRTEASPAASWATYRRVRAGGPAALGELDRLDVRAVILALHGGAFDGLAADLLASGGWRLAGAGAGGLLFVTGGADDAAAAGNRLRGAAERTLALAENDPTRRADLALAAAGLLDLAGDDAGARRALGRGLQARADHPTLNHNLGNRLLADGDFAAAYELFRQALASNPRLAGSALNAGVCALQLGRRDEALAAFGRAVRIDPELVGAWVNLAVARHGAGDLAGAVAALDKATALQPGDARLQGRLRQWRAELEAR
- a CDS encoding RNA polymerase sigma factor RpoD/SigA is translated as MSNLDLYFQEVKAYSLLTRAEECELARGIHNNDNESLHKLVKANLRFVVSIAKEYAHYGVPLEDLINEGNLGLLKAAQRFDETRGFKFISYAVWWIRQSILAALANHSKIVRMPLNRARVLNQIKKASGELQQKLRRKPEPEEIAKVLGLSVDEVKDTLPLMQDNFFLDDYVGNDEDSTYLDFLEDTTGHGPDNKVMDDDLHSSIGRMLEDLKPREAKVLRLYYGLGSDQEMTLEEIGQIMGLTRERIRQIKEEAFEKVRSSKTFKYMHDYADETQL
- a CDS encoding YigZ family protein, yielding MVSDPPEPVIPPPPDEHLALGGEAAAELRVQRSRFIGLCAPAHAHAAAQETIARLVAPYHDARHACWAWRLGAPPAVVENRNDDGEPSGTAGEPILAEIRKRDLTDAVVVVVRYFGGVKLGTGGLARAYGQAAAAALAAAPVRRVRQGREFTLNFPYGQQKTLTHLLTDCAGTVEDEQYAADVAWRVWLPHSRWPEFLSRVREATAGAVVPQPGD